The following coding sequences lie in one Bacteroidales bacterium genomic window:
- a CDS encoding T9SS type A sorting domain-containing protein: MKKHFYLQKTKMLFIAAFLISAVQNGWGQSISITTAGVALTEDFNTLASAGTSSTVPTGWAFLESGTGANTIYTAGNGSGNTGDTYSFGSTSSSERAFGGLQSGSINPTIGVSYTNSTGYSITQLSISYYGEQWRIGTLSRTDKINFQYSLDATSLSTGTWASVTSLDFIAPVTSGTIGALDGNASANRTLISYTIKNIYIANGSTFWIKFTDTNATGADDGLAIDDWSLTAYSPSLWTGTTSTDWNDASNWNTNAVPTSTDDIYISSTPVNQPQVTSDPTTPAQCYQLIIETGATLTINTAKALTVNANTINNGTVTLKSDATGTGSFIDNNSALLGIGTYHVEQYLTGSGGNSPNGRYWYVGAPVTTALSASFNAMGDNRLWSYSELTASYSEINVNGINLTPLQGFVARLGATETINFTGTFNTGIIGTTDNLSRTATGTYDGYNLVSNPYPSAINWGCENTPTTGLTMTNLGSTIWYRSNGGFATYNWSGDGTGQNSGQKYIPAMQGFWVRVTEGNSNGTLILTNSTRVHSSQSFYKQKSEQNIFRINVSNGSITDEAVIGFYNNAQNTFERFDSEKMFYTDDNAPQTYSLTSDNVVTAINGQQELTSGEERIVPIGFSTPVSGTFSFTATNLNDFDASVNVYLEDILQNVTIDLRQTNVYTFSSDAVNDANRFKIHFNGITTNISTQEVSSVYSYAYDNTLFVNTPSANSTIELYDVLGNLISEQKSISGLNKIKINNSKGIYIIKVLNGKDVFTQKVFIK; this comes from the coding sequence ATGAAAAAACATTTTTACTTACAAAAAACGAAAATGCTATTTATTGCAGCATTTCTTATTAGTGCAGTACAAAATGGATGGGGACAATCTATTTCAATAACAACTGCAGGAGTTGCATTAACCGAAGATTTCAACACCCTTGCAAGTGCTGGTACAAGTTCAACTGTACCTACAGGATGGGCTTTTCTGGAATCAGGCACTGGCGCAAACACCATTTATACTGCTGGAAACGGCTCAGGCAATACTGGAGACACCTATAGTTTTGGTTCTACAAGTTCAAGTGAAAGGGCCTTTGGTGGGTTACAATCAGGTTCAATAAATCCAACTATCGGGGTTTCGTATACTAACAGTACCGGGTATTCTATTACACAGCTATCAATTTCATATTATGGAGAACAATGGAGGATAGGTACTTTAAGCAGAACTGATAAAATTAATTTTCAATACAGTTTAGATGCAACCAGTCTATCAACCGGCACATGGGCATCAGTTACCAGCTTAGATTTTATTGCACCTGTTACATCAGGAACTATTGGCGCACTTGATGGTAATGCAAGTGCCAATCGTACTTTGATAAGCTATACGATTAAAAATATTTACATTGCCAACGGCTCAACATTTTGGATAAAGTTTACCGATACTAATGCAACCGGAGCTGACGATGGTCTTGCAATTGACGACTGGTCATTAACTGCTTATTCACCTTCATTATGGACTGGTACAACTTCAACTGACTGGAATGATGCTTCTAACTGGAACACTAATGCTGTACCAACATCAACAGATGATATCTATATCTCCTCTACCCCTGTTAATCAACCTCAGGTAACATCTGACCCTACAACCCCTGCTCAATGTTATCAATTAATAATTGAAACTGGAGCTACTTTAACAATAAATACAGCAAAAGCATTAACTGTAAATGCAAATACAATTAATAATGGAACAGTTACATTAAAATCAGATGCAACTGGAACTGGTTCTTTTATTGATAATAATAGTGCATTACTTGGAATAGGAACCTATCATGTTGAACAATATTTAACTGGAAGTGGAGGTAATTCTCCGAATGGAAGATACTGGTATGTTGGAGCACCTGTAACCACAGCTCTTAGTGCATCTTTCAATGCCATGGGGGATAATAGATTATGGTCATATAGTGAATTAACTGCATCTTATTCTGAAATAAATGTAAATGGTATTAATCTTACTCCTTTACAAGGGTTTGTTGCAAGACTTGGCGCAACAGAGACCATAAACTTTACAGGAACTTTTAATACCGGGATTATTGGAACTACTGACAATCTTTCAAGAACTGCAACTGGAACATATGATGGTTATAATTTAGTAAGTAATCCTTACCCTTCGGCAATTAATTGGGGATGCGAGAATACTCCAACAACAGGTTTAACTATGACCAACCTTGGAAGCACAATATGGTACAGAAGTAACGGAGGTTTTGCCACTTATAACTGGTCAGGTGATGGAACAGGTCAAAACTCAGGTCAAAAATACATTCCTGCCATGCAAGGATTCTGGGTAAGAGTTACCGAAGGTAACAGTAACGGAACTCTTATTCTTACAAATTCTACAAGAGTACACAGTTCACAAAGTTTTTATAAACAAAAATCAGAACAAAATATTTTCAGAATAAATGTATCGAATGGAAGTATTACTGATGAAGCGGTAATTGGGTTTTACAACAATGCACAAAATACATTTGAAAGATTTGATTCAGAAAAAATGTTCTACACTGATGATAATGCTCCGCAAACTTATTCTTTAACTTCAGATAATGTTGTTACAGCAATTAACGGACAGCAGGAACTTACATCTGGTGAAGAACGAATAGTTCCGATAGGTTTCTCAACACCTGTTTCAGGAACATTCAGCTTTACAGCAACCAATCTAAATGATTTTGATGCTTCTGTCAATGTATACTTAGAAGATATTTTACAAAATGTAACTATAGATCTTCGCCAAACTAATGTATACACCTTCTCATCAGATGCAGTAAATGATGCCAACCGTTTCAAAATACATTTCAATGGAATAACAACCAATATAAGTACTCAGGAAGTTTCATCAGTATATTCATATGCTTATGATAATACTCTTTTTGTAAACACTCCTTCTGCTAATTCAACTATCGAACTTTATGATGTGTTAGGAAATTTAATTTCTGAACAAAAATCTATCAGTGGCTTGAATAAAATAAAAATCAATAACAGCAAAGGAATATATATAATAAAGGTATTGAATGGCAAAGATGTTTTTACACAAAAAGTTTTTATTAAATAA